The proteins below come from a single Cannabis sativa cultivar Pink pepper isolate KNU-18-1 chromosome 3, ASM2916894v1, whole genome shotgun sequence genomic window:
- the LOC115710222 gene encoding putative disease resistance protein RGA3, with product MADLAYTIAGNVLDKLGSLAYQEVSLAWGMKQDLDKLKLITLALQDVLLDAETKQENNPQLKNWLNHLKDVFHEAVDVLDEFECELLRRQVVKQYASFGRKVCRFFSWSNHLVYRFSVVHRVKEIRQQLDEIAKNMETFHLIKTQLNVQQNSLVLENRVMTHSFVNPSDVIGRDREKEEILDMIWMDDHKIENQIPVVSIMGIGGLGKTTLIKSVFNDGKVDEKFDLKIWVSVSLDFNIITLMKDAIMSATNNEAEISKLTNLEQLQRSLSETLKDKKFLLVLDDVWNEDPFKWQEFAELLSVGSKKSKIIVTTRSSKVASIMGGTEPYELKGLPKKDSLSLFFKYAFQGEEDASKYPELKRIGEEIVQKCSGVPLALKTLGSLLRLKTGAHEWKKVRDSKIWELEQEEGRILPALRLSYNAMSPSLRQCFAYCSTFEEDNLMSRLDFICIWMALGILPSPKNKKDPEDIGDSCFVELCNRSLFQVDPDENYFEIFFRVHDLIHNLACSITQNECSIVNSNDDRKISDAVRYLRVVINENNLKKLSKLKKLKSIHVKRTGDEKDEVVQLFLSTCISTFKHLRVFDLLDLSFEVLPNSIGTMKQLRYLNLTCNEKMKRLPDSICKLQSLQTLILGGCVELEEIPKDIGNLVSLRTLWLTTKQSFLAEGGIGRLKSLRLLIIGECKNLRSLPHDLINCTTLRSLSIVVCDQLNLASEFINKDVQLSLHTFVICRLPETTDLPQWLQQSAKTLQKLHIEGCPNLSKLPEWLPKLTSLEKIVIKHCPELLSLPDGMEDLTSLTHLEIEYCNALQEACKQEVGSDWHKIAHIPNRIIGEAD from the coding sequence ATGGCAGATCTAGCTTACACCATAGCTGGAAATGTCTTGGACAAACTGGGTTCTCTTGCTTATCAAGAGGTTAGCTTGGCATGGGGCATGAAACAAGATCTTGACAAGCTTAAGCTAATCACATTAGCCCTCCAAGATGTGCTCCTGGATGCTGAAACTAAGCAAGAAAACAACCCCCAGCTCAAAAACTGGCTCAATCACCTTAAGGATGTGTTCCATGAGGCAGTGGATGTGCTCGATGAATTTGAGTGTGAGTTACTCAGGAGGCAAGTTGTCAAACAATATGCCTCTTTTGGTAGAAAGGTATGTCGTTTCTTTTCGTGGTCCAATCATCTTGTTTATCGTTTTAGTGTTGTTCATCGAGTTAAAGAGATACGACAACAATTAGATGAGATTGCTAAGAATATGGAAACGTTTCATTTGATCAAAACTCAGCTGAATGTGCAACAAAACTCTCTCGTGTTGGAGAATAGAGTGATGACTCACTCCTTTGTTAACCCTTCGGATGTTATTGGTAGAGATCGTGAAAAAGAAGAGATCCTAGATATGATATGGATGGATGATCACAAAATTGAGAATCAAATTCCTGTGGTATCTATAATGGGAATTGGGGGTTTAGGAAAGACTACACTTATCAAATCAGTTTTCAATGATGGGAAGGTTGATGAAAAGTTTGATTTGAAGATTTGGGTTAGTGTATCTCTAGATTTCAATATCATTACACTAATGAAAGATGCTATTATGAGTGCAACTAATAATGAAGCTGAGATTAGTAAGTTGACTAATTTAGAGCAGTTGCAAAGATCCTTGAGTGAGACTTTGAAGGATAAAAAGTTTCTACTTGTGTTGGATGATGTATGGAATGAGGATCCTTTTAAGTGGCAGGAATTTGCGGAGTTGTTATCAGTGGGTTCTAAGAAAAGCAAAATTATAGTGACAACACGAAGTAGTAAAGTTGCTTCAATCATGGGTGGAACAGAACCTTATGAATTGAAGGGCCTACCTAAGAAGGATTCTTTGTCTTTGTTTTTCAAGTACGCATTTCAAGGTGAAGAAGACGCATCAAAATATCCTGAACTCAAAAGAATTGGTGAAGAAATTGTGCAAAAGTGTAGTGGGGTTCCTTTGGCATTGAAGACTTTGGGCAGTCTCCTTCGGTTGAAGACTGGAGCTCATGAGTGGAAAAAGGTAAGAGATAGCAAAATTTGGGAGTTAGAACAAGAAGAAGGTCGCATTTTACCTGCATTACGATTAAGTTACAATGCAATGTCTCCATCTTTGAGACAGTGTTTTGCTTATTGCTCTACTTTCGAAGAGGATAATTTGATGTCGAGATTGGATTTCATTTGTATTTGGATGGCACTTGGAATCCTTCCTTCgcctaaaaataaaaaggacCCCGAAGATATTGGGGACTCATGCTTTGTAGAGTTGTGCAACAGATCTTTATTTCAAGTTGATCCTgatgaaaattattttgaaattttctttagaGTGCATGATTTAATTCACAATCTTGCATGCTCAATAACCCAAAATGAGTGCTCAATTGTAAATTCCAACGACGATAGAAAGATTTCTGATGCGGTAAGATATTTAAGAGTTGTTATCAATgagaataacttaaaaaaattgagTAAGCTAAAGAAACTAAAGAGTATTCATGTTAAGCGTACTGGAGATGAGAAGGATGAAGTTGTGCAGTTATTCCTTTCTACATGCATCTCAACATTCAAGCACTTACGAGTGTTTGATTTGTTAGATTTATCGTTCGAGGTGTTGCCTAATTCGATTGGGACCATGAAGCAGTTGAGATATCTTAACTTGACATGTAATGAAAAGATGAAGAGACTACCTGATTCAATTTGCAAGTTgcaaagtttgcaaactttgaTTCTTGGTGGATGTGTGGAGCTTGAGGAAATACCCAAGGATATAGGGAATTTGGTAAGCCTAAGGACTCTTTGGTTAACCACAAAACAGAGCTTTTTGGCAGAGGGTGGAATTGGACGCTTGAAGTCTCTTCGTTTGTTGATTATCGGTGAATGTAAAAATTTGAGATCCTTGCCCCATGACTTGATAAATTGCACTACATTACGTTCTCTCTCTATAGTTGTTTGTGATCAACTCAACTTGGCAAGTgaatttattaataaagatgTTCAGTTGAGCCTCCACACATTTGTTATTTGTAGATTACCAGAGACAACAGATCTGCCCCAATGGCTCCAACAATCTGCTAAGACCCTACAAAAGTTACATATTGAAGGTTGTCCCAACTTATCAAAATTACCGGAGTGGCTGCCAAAACTCACGTCACTTGAGAAGATTGTGATTAAGCATTGTCCAGAACTGTTGTCTCTTCCTGATGGGATGGAAGACCTCACTTCCCTCACACATTTGGAGATTGAATATTGTAATGCATTACAGGAAGCATGCAAACAAGAAGTAGGCTCAGATTGGCATAAAATTGCTCATATTCCCAATCGTATTATTGGTGAAGCTGATTGA